The following coding sequences lie in one Polynucleobacter necessarius genomic window:
- a CDS encoding ABC transporter transmembrane domain-containing protein: MNKFIQSLKDLYEKLVQLLGNLLGALGYIYDFLLRAGTALYQVVKNDVLAVQRKIWGSRGEIKGHSSDAVSLAKEQSKILIAKLNPTYWAPLFLTQYRQFKNVCNREWATFTYDIHNLIIRLKQMCHPTDAQRVVGLLSPLDAERTTIIAASIVINLLALAFPLLMLQLYDRILPNQSLDTLGIVTVAVGLAVAVESIIRALRSFTTVWISARFEHRALIAVAERTLAEPLHEFERKGTGAVMDGFKSVSTLKYHYSGQTFQQLMDLPFTLLYVFIVFILSPWVGLLLFTGYCVFIFITWRNGRNDPELIKEQKQADLRRANFLNETLGNVHTLKSMTMESLMLRRYERLQEGCARIMSKVTYALDMSSGIGAIFSPLMNMMAVALGAWLVIAGHLTNGELAACILLGMRSLSPLQRLGGMWAKYQQDEVLRDELATILKQPGLVVEPRSMDLMPIAVERPLKPAGLKFENVTYGFPGLKTNLFTDLSFDVAPGECLVIKGDSGSGRSTLLQLMAGILTPNSGVISIDAQSIEEIDINLITEKVAYLPQKAVMFEGSLLDNASVFDPARVERALNTAKTLGLGDFVSKMPRGWDSIVGDMAADSLPPGYRQRIAIVRALSNQPNISLTMPPL, translated from the coding sequence ATGAATAAATTTATTCAATCCCTAAAAGATCTATATGAAAAGCTGGTGCAGCTTTTAGGTAATCTTTTGGGCGCATTAGGTTATATCTACGACTTTTTGTTGCGTGCAGGTACAGCCCTTTATCAAGTCGTAAAGAATGATGTGCTGGCAGTGCAGCGTAAGATTTGGGGCTCTCGTGGAGAGATTAAAGGTCATTCAAGTGACGCGGTTAGTCTGGCAAAGGAGCAATCAAAGATTTTGATTGCTAAATTAAATCCTACTTATTGGGCGCCACTATTTCTCACGCAGTATCGTCAGTTTAAGAATGTATGTAATAGGGAGTGGGCTACTTTTACTTATGATATTCATAACCTGATCATTCGTTTGAAGCAGATGTGTCATCCAACTGATGCTCAACGAGTAGTGGGACTGCTTTCTCCATTAGATGCTGAGCGCACTACGATCATTGCCGCAAGTATTGTCATTAACTTATTAGCCTTGGCATTTCCATTGTTAATGTTGCAGTTATATGACCGTATTTTGCCCAATCAGTCATTAGATACTTTAGGAATTGTAACGGTGGCAGTAGGCCTTGCTGTAGCGGTTGAATCGATTATTCGTGCGCTGCGTTCATTTACTACTGTATGGATCTCTGCGCGTTTTGAACATCGCGCATTAATTGCAGTGGCTGAAAGAACCTTAGCCGAGCCATTGCATGAGTTTGAGCGCAAGGGCACAGGCGCTGTGATGGATGGCTTTAAATCAGTTTCCACACTTAAATACCACTATTCAGGACAAACGTTTCAACAGTTGATGGATTTACCGTTTACCTTGTTGTACGTGTTCATTGTTTTTATCCTTAGCCCGTGGGTTGGCCTTTTATTGTTTACTGGCTATTGCGTGTTTATTTTTATTACCTGGAGAAATGGACGCAATGATCCAGAGTTAATTAAGGAGCAAAAACAAGCGGACCTTAGGCGGGCAAATTTCTTAAATGAAACGCTGGGTAATGTCCATACGCTTAAGTCAATGACTATGGAGTCATTGATGCTCCGCAGATATGAGCGTCTTCAAGAGGGTTGTGCGCGAATTATGTCCAAGGTGACTTATGCCTTAGACATGTCCTCTGGTATTGGCGCTATTTTTTCACCATTGATGAACATGATGGCAGTGGCTCTTGGCGCTTGGTTGGTTATTGCGGGGCATTTAACAAATGGTGAGTTAGCTGCTTGTATTTTGTTGGGCATGCGCTCTTTGTCTCCTCTCCAAAGATTGGGTGGCATGTGGGCCAAGTATCAGCAGGATGAAGTCTTGAGGGATGAATTAGCAACGATCTTGAAGCAGCCAGGTTTGGTGGTAGAGCCTCGTTCGATGGATTTAATGCCAATTGCAGTTGAGCGCCCACTTAAACCAGCTGGTCTAAAGTTTGAAAACGTCACCTATGGTTTCCCTGGCTTAAAAACCAATTTATTCACTGACCTCTCTTTTGATGTTGCTCCTGGAGAATGTTTGGTTATCAAAGGAGACAGTGGCTCTGGACGCAGCACTCTATTGCAGCTCATGGCCGGGATCCTAACGCCTAATTCAGGTGTAATTTCTATTGATGCTCAATCTATTGAAGAGATCGATATCAACCTCATTACCGAAAAAGTTGCCTATCTCCCGCAAAAGGCGGTGATGTTTGAGGGCTCTTTATTAGATAACGCGAGCGTATTTGATCCTGCTAGAGTTGAACGAGCACTCAATACAGCTAAAACATTAGGTTTAGGCGACTTTGTTTCTAAGATGCCTCGTGGCTGGGATTCGATTGTGGGTGATATGGCTGCTGATTCATTGCCGCCAGGATATCGTCAACGAATCGCCATCGTAAGAGCGCTCTCTAACCAGCCTAATATTAGTTTGACGATGCCACCTCTGTAA